Proteins co-encoded in one Sebastes fasciatus isolate fSebFas1 chromosome 11, fSebFas1.pri, whole genome shotgun sequence genomic window:
- the basp1 gene encoding brain acid soluble protein 1 homolog — protein MGGKLSKKKKGYNVNDDKAKDKDAKAEGASAEESEAPKDNKDEAPAATDTKEVANDTAAKEAPAADAAAPKEEEKNATPAAKEPEKPAANAEPKTEAPKSAEPAKAEEKPAAPAPVKESAPAAKEPEAKAAAPAPAAEKKDEADAKKTEAPAAPAAKAEAGPAASPDPKPTEAAAAAAPAPAKEAAAAPSSTPAAEPPAKEANATEAPSKDQTVAVQD, from the coding sequence ATGGGAGGCAAGCTCAGCAAAAAGAAGAAGGGATACAACGTAAATGATGACAAGGCCAAAGACAAGGACGCCAAAGCAGAGGGGGCCTCTGCCGAGGAGAGCGAAGCACCGAAAGACAACAAAGACGAGGCCCCGGCTGCCACCGACACTAAGGAGGTAGCGAACGACACGGCGGCCAAGGAGGCGCCGGCAGCAGACGCTGCAGCGCctaaggaggaggagaagaacgCCACTCCCGCCGCGAAGGAGCCCGAGAAACCCGCCGCCAACGCCGAGCCGAAAACGGAGGCGCCCAAGAGCGCAGAGCCCGCCAAGGCTGAGGAGAAACCAGCCGCGCCCGCTCCGGTCAAAGAATCGGCCCCCGCCGCCAAGGAGCCCGAGGCTAAGGCCGCGGCACCCGCCCCGGCGGCTGagaaaaaagatgaggccgACGCCAAAAAGACTGAGGCCCCCGCGGCACCAGCAGCCAAAGCCGAGGCGGGCCCCGCCGCCTCCCCTGACCCCAAGCCCAcagaggcggcggcggcggcggctccCGCACCGGCAAAGGAGGCCGCCGCAGCCCCTAGTTCAACACCAGCCGCCGAGCCTCCCGCCAAGGAGGCGAACGCCACAGAGGCACCAAGCAAGGATCAAACCGTAGCAGTTCAAGATTAA